One Paraburkholderia agricolaris genomic region harbors:
- a CDS encoding diacylglycerol kinase: MPTRHSNAARTSNGALRAVKNDTGAASVEPFEDVSEHAAPNHAQHANGFRGMNGAGPEGSEQLDNEPHHEPLSPDDPFAPLPFNPYKGNRGLTRAWHAMKNSLAGFRVAIREESAFRQELTLAAILIPCGVLVPVDPVSRVLLLGSVLLVLIVELLNSSVEAAIDRISLERHELSRRAKDLGSAAVMVALGMCLMTWGLIVGPLIVHWIKAWL, from the coding sequence ATGCCAACCCGACACTCCAACGCAGCACGCACGTCGAACGGCGCGTTGCGCGCTGTCAAAAACGATACCGGCGCCGCCAGCGTCGAGCCGTTCGAAGACGTGAGCGAGCACGCCGCGCCGAATCATGCCCAACACGCGAACGGTTTTCGCGGCATGAACGGCGCGGGTCCCGAGGGCTCAGAGCAGCTCGATAACGAGCCTCACCACGAGCCGCTCAGTCCCGACGATCCGTTCGCCCCGCTCCCCTTCAATCCGTACAAGGGCAATCGCGGCCTGACCCGCGCGTGGCACGCGATGAAAAATTCGCTGGCCGGGTTCCGCGTGGCGATCCGCGAGGAAAGCGCGTTTCGCCAGGAGCTCACGCTCGCTGCGATCCTGATTCCGTGCGGCGTGCTGGTGCCGGTCGATCCGGTTTCGCGCGTGTTGCTGCTCGGCTCGGTGCTCCTGGTGCTGATCGTCGAGTTGCTGAATTCGAGCGTCGAGGCTGCCATCGACCGGATTTCACTCGAGCGCCACGAGTTATCGCGCCGCGCCAAGGATCTCGGCAGCGCGGCGGTGATGGTCGCGCTCGGCATGTGTCTGATGACATGGGGGCTGATCGTCGGGCCGCTGATCGTGCACTGGATCAAAGCGTGGCTATGA
- a CDS encoding TetR/AcrR family transcriptional regulator codes for MEAKPPRRTRERILELSLKLFNEIGEPNVTTTTIAEEMEISPGNLYYHFRNKDDIINSIFSQFEQEIEKRLRFPDDHRATIDEMWSYLQYMVDFTWRYRFLYRDLNDLLARNRTLETHFKQIISHKVRFASQFCEQLVADGEMVATPEELQVIATNIGVIATYWLSYQFVMNPRKYNEQETIRAELHQVSVQIVSLMAPYLRGRSRQIFDDLVSGKLPKREFYDYLPPKEGAAPRNEPKDV; via the coding sequence ATGGAAGCCAAACCTCCCCGCCGCACCCGCGAACGGATCCTCGAACTGTCGTTGAAACTGTTCAACGAAATCGGCGAGCCGAACGTCACGACCACGACGATCGCCGAGGAAATGGAAATCAGTCCAGGCAACCTGTACTACCACTTCCGCAACAAAGACGACATCATCAACAGCATCTTCAGCCAGTTCGAGCAGGAGATCGAAAAGCGTCTGCGCTTTCCCGACGACCACCGCGCCACGATCGACGAGATGTGGTCGTATCTGCAGTACATGGTCGATTTCACCTGGCGCTATCGTTTCCTGTATCGTGATCTGAACGATCTGCTGGCGCGCAACCGTACGCTCGAAACGCATTTCAAGCAGATCATCAGCCACAAGGTGCGCTTCGCGAGCCAGTTCTGCGAGCAACTCGTGGCGGACGGCGAAATGGTCGCCACGCCCGAAGAACTGCAGGTGATCGCCACCAATATCGGCGTGATCGCCACGTACTGGCTGTCGTATCAGTTCGTGATGAACCCGCGCAAGTACAACGAGCAGGAAACCATTCGCGCCGAACTGCATCAGGTGAGTGTGCAGATCGTGTCGCTGATGGCGCCTTATCTGCGTGGCCGCTCGCGGCAGATTTTCGACGATCTCGTGTCAGGCAAGCTGCCCAAGCGCGAGTTCTACGACTACCTGCCGCCGAAAGAAGGCGCCGCGCCCCGTAACGAACCGAAGGACGTTTGA
- a CDS encoding TIGR00730 family Rossman fold protein: MKSVCVYCGSSDGARPLYAEAARAFGRALVQADLALVYGGGKVGLMGVIADTVMAEGGRAIGVIPELLVNKEVGHNGLTELHVVPDMHHRKKMMADLSDAFVAMPGGAGTLEELFEVYTWAQLGYHQKPVALLNIDGFYDPLIALLKHTVDEGFMRQTYFDILQRDADPVALIDKLQRYQPPASDKWAIKRDAV; encoded by the coding sequence ATGAAGTCGGTGTGTGTGTATTGCGGCTCCTCCGACGGAGCCAGACCGTTGTACGCCGAAGCCGCGCGCGCCTTTGGCCGCGCGCTGGTGCAGGCCGATCTCGCGCTGGTCTATGGCGGCGGCAAGGTCGGCCTGATGGGCGTGATCGCCGATACGGTGATGGCCGAAGGCGGTCGTGCAATCGGCGTGATTCCCGAGTTGCTGGTCAACAAGGAAGTCGGCCATAACGGTTTGACGGAATTGCATGTCGTACCCGATATGCATCATCGCAAGAAGATGATGGCCGACCTGTCCGACGCGTTCGTCGCGATGCCGGGCGGTGCGGGCACGCTCGAAGAACTGTTCGAGGTCTATACGTGGGCGCAACTCGGCTACCACCAGAAGCCGGTGGCACTGCTGAATATCGACGGCTTCTACGATCCGCTGATCGCGCTGCTCAAACACACGGTAGACGAAGGCTTCATGCGGCAGACCTATTTCGACATCCTGCAAAGGGACGCCGACCCGGTCGCGCTGATCGACAAGCTGCAACGCTATCAGCCACCTGCCAGCGACAAATGGGCGATTAAACGCGACGCTGTCTGA
- a CDS encoding SDR family oxidoreductase, with protein MTKAVLITGGSRGIGRATARLLGAQGWSVGVNYAQNLAAARETVADVERAGGQALAIAGDVASETDVIAMFDALEQKFGRLDALVNNAGIVAPSSQLADMELARLKRMFDVNVLGAYLCAREAARRMSTARGGAGGVIVNISSAAARLGSPNEYIDYAGSKGAVDTLTIGLAKELGPQGVRVNAVRPGLIDTDIHASGGKPERAAQLGATTPLGRPGSANEVAESIVWLLSDAASYVTGALLDVTGGR; from the coding sequence ATGACGAAAGCCGTTCTGATCACCGGTGGCAGCCGCGGCATTGGCCGCGCAACCGCGCGTTTGCTGGGCGCGCAGGGCTGGTCGGTGGGCGTGAACTATGCGCAAAACCTCGCGGCGGCGCGGGAAACCGTTGCCGATGTGGAACGCGCCGGTGGTCAGGCGCTCGCGATTGCCGGCGACGTCGCCAGCGAAACCGATGTGATCGCGATGTTCGACGCGCTCGAGCAGAAGTTCGGCCGGCTCGATGCACTCGTCAATAATGCCGGCATCGTCGCGCCGTCAAGCCAGCTTGCGGACATGGAGCTGGCGCGCCTGAAGCGTATGTTCGACGTCAACGTGCTCGGCGCCTACCTATGCGCACGCGAAGCCGCGCGCCGCATGTCGACCGCCCGTGGCGGCGCCGGGGGCGTGATCGTGAACATCTCGTCGGCGGCTGCACGTTTAGGCTCACCGAACGAATACATCGACTATGCCGGCTCGAAAGGCGCAGTCGACACCCTGACAATTGGTCTCGCCAAAGAACTCGGCCCGCAGGGTGTGCGCGTGAACGCGGTGCGCCCCGGCCTGATCGATACCGACATCCACGCCAGCGGCGGCAAACCCGAGCGCGCCGCCCAGCTCGGCGCGACCACGCCGCTCGGCCGCCCCGGCAGCGCCAACGAGGTTGCCGAGTCGATCGTCTGGTTGTTGAGCGACGCCGCCTCGTACGTGACGGGCGCACTGCTCGACGTCACCGGCGGCCGCTGA
- a CDS encoding ArnT family glycosyltransferase translates to MYENPSAPWRTGNVAVATPAPAGPADGAPGTHSGSARLDESGAVLPDGHTVAAEAVTPARPAAPVGPSAPAAPGPVPASRGARHLRALTAARPLMWLVALAVLCAWLLPGTLGHEPWKQDETYTFGIIQHMLDTGDLVVPTNAGQPFVEKPPIYDWVAAGFAWMFGRYLPLHDAARLASALFAGLSIYYTARVARRAVSASSWFDIRVIGTLALFASTLVVIKHVHDMMTDVALMAGAALGFCGLFELVLVHLRDEARLLPVDVHHRRHAILSGAAMFGAGVGVSLLAKGLFVPLVFGATTVAVLVLYPACRTRSFAASLGVAALVCAPFALIWPICFYLRSETLFKVWLWDNNIGRFLGFSVAELGSENESRWFVLRTVLSVGFPVVPLAVAALASGGWRRWRDPRVALPVIFSGVGFAVLQTSATVRELYILPFIAPLALVAMQAIDKLPRRLHASWDIASRVLFGSTAALAWIIWSIMSGPADTHASLHWLGRWLPLDWALPVKPTLIAAALLMTLGWLWLLPVFRHTGKWRGALSWCAGAILAWGLVSTLLLPWLDYAKSYRAVFENLGAAMNIEWNDGDCMASTGLGESEAPMLYYYTGIEHQPVANTAATECTWLIDQGRRDNARAPAGDWRLFWSGARPGDTGELLRVFVRTPATPWNGE, encoded by the coding sequence ATGTACGAAAACCCATCCGCGCCCTGGCGCACGGGGAACGTCGCGGTTGCGACACCTGCACCGGCCGGCCCTGCCGACGGTGCGCCGGGCACGCACTCCGGCTCGGCACGCCTTGACGAATCCGGCGCGGTCTTGCCAGACGGCCACACGGTGGCGGCCGAAGCAGTAACGCCCGCAAGGCCCGCCGCACCCGTCGGCCCCTCAGCGCCCGCCGCGCCGGGGCCGGTTCCCGCTTCGCGTGGCGCCCGGCACTTGCGTGCACTGACCGCTGCCCGTCCGCTCATGTGGCTGGTGGCGCTGGCCGTCCTGTGCGCGTGGCTTCTGCCGGGCACCCTGGGCCACGAGCCGTGGAAACAGGACGAAACCTATACGTTCGGCATCATCCAGCACATGCTCGATACCGGCGACCTGGTCGTGCCGACCAACGCCGGCCAGCCCTTTGTCGAAAAGCCACCGATCTACGACTGGGTCGCCGCCGGCTTCGCCTGGATGTTCGGCCGCTATCTGCCGCTGCATGACGCTGCCCGTCTCGCGAGCGCGCTCTTCGCAGGCCTGAGCATCTACTACACGGCGCGCGTCGCCCGCCGCGCGGTAAGCGCGTCCAGCTGGTTCGATATCCGCGTGATCGGTACGCTGGCGTTATTCGCGAGCACGCTCGTCGTCATCAAGCACGTGCATGACATGATGACCGACGTCGCGCTGATGGCCGGCGCCGCGCTCGGTTTCTGCGGATTGTTCGAACTGGTGCTGGTCCATCTGCGCGACGAAGCGCGCCTGCTTCCGGTCGACGTGCACCACCGGCGTCACGCGATTCTGAGCGGCGCGGCGATGTTCGGCGCCGGCGTCGGCGTGTCGTTGCTGGCCAAGGGCCTGTTCGTGCCGCTCGTCTTCGGCGCGACCACCGTCGCCGTGCTGGTGCTGTATCCCGCCTGCCGCACACGCAGCTTCGCCGCGTCGCTCGGCGTCGCCGCGCTGGTCTGCGCGCCCTTCGCGCTGATCTGGCCAATCTGCTTCTATCTGCGCTCCGAGACGCTCTTCAAGGTCTGGCTGTGGGACAACAACATCGGCCGCTTCCTCGGCTTTTCGGTGGCGGAACTCGGCTCTGAAAACGAAAGCCGCTGGTTTGTGTTGCGCACCGTGCTGAGCGTCGGTTTCCCGGTGGTGCCGCTTGCGGTGGCCGCGCTCGCGAGCGGCGGATGGCGCCGCTGGCGTGATCCACGCGTGGCGCTGCCGGTGATTTTCTCGGGCGTCGGTTTCGCCGTGCTGCAAACGTCGGCAACGGTTCGCGAACTGTACATTCTGCCGTTCATCGCCCCGCTCGCCCTGGTGGCGATGCAAGCCATCGACAAGCTGCCGCGGCGTCTGCACGCAAGCTGGGACATAGCGAGCCGCGTGCTGTTCGGCAGTACGGCCGCGCTCGCGTGGATCATCTGGTCGATCATGAGCGGTCCGGCCGATACACATGCGTCGCTGCACTGGCTCGGCCGCTGGTTGCCACTCGACTGGGCGCTGCCCGTCAAACCCACATTGATCGCGGCCGCGCTGCTGATGACGCTCGGCTGGCTTTGGCTGCTGCCGGTCTTCAGACACACCGGCAAATGGCGCGGCGCGCTGAGCTGGTGCGCGGGTGCGATTCTGGCGTGGGGACTGGTGAGCACACTGCTGCTGCCGTGGCTCGACTATGCGAAGAGTTACCGCGCTGTATTCGAAAATCTCGGTGCCGCCATGAATATCGAATGGAACGATGGCGACTGCATGGCCAGTACCGGACTCGGCGAATCCGAAGCGCCGATGCTGTACTACTACACCGGTATCGAGCATCAACCGGTCGCGAACACCGCGGCAACCGAATGCACGTGGCTGATCGACCAGGGCCGTCGCGACAATGCGCGCGCGCCAGCCGGCGATTGGCGGCTGTTCTGGTCGGGCGCGCGGCCGGGCGATACCGGCGAGTTGTTGCGGGTATTTGTGCGGACCCCGGCGACGCCCTGGAACGGCGAATAG
- a CDS encoding DUF924 family protein, translated as MVERAAGLEAAEARAVLDCWFGAPDTPTFGQARKLWFARDQAFDAMLLERFGTLIDAAREGALDSWTATPSGALALVIVLDQFSRNCYRNTPRAFAADHQALRVAQQMVASGADLRLPTAHHRAFAYLPFEHDETLASQHESVRLFKQLKAEPDGASYYSSAVGHARIIERFGRFPHRNAVLGRQSTDEETAFLKGPGSSF; from the coding sequence ATGGTTGAGCGGGCCGCGGGGCTGGAAGCGGCAGAGGCGCGCGCGGTTCTCGACTGCTGGTTTGGCGCGCCGGATACGCCCACCTTCGGCCAGGCGCGCAAGCTCTGGTTTGCCCGCGATCAGGCTTTCGACGCGATGCTGCTGGAACGCTTCGGGACGCTAATCGATGCCGCGCGCGAAGGAGCCCTCGATAGCTGGACGGCAACACCGTCTGGCGCGTTGGCGCTGGTCATCGTGCTGGATCAGTTTTCCCGCAATTGCTATCGCAATACGCCGCGTGCTTTCGCAGCAGATCATCAGGCGCTGCGCGTTGCGCAGCAGATGGTCGCAAGCGGCGCCGATCTCCGGTTGCCCACCGCGCATCATCGTGCATTCGCGTATTTGCCGTTCGAACACGACGAAACGCTCGCCAGTCAGCATGAATCGGTGCGCCTGTTCAAACAACTGAAGGCCGAGCCGGATGGTGCGTCCTACTACTCATCGGCAGTCGGGCACGCCAGAATCATCGAGCGTTTCGGACGCTTTCCCCATCGCAACGCGGTACTCGGGCGGCAGTCGACGGATGAAGAAACGGCTTTCCTGAAAGGACCCGGCTCGTCGTTCTAG